Part of the Leptidea sinapis chromosome 5, ilLepSina1.1, whole genome shotgun sequence genome, GTAAGTCACATTCATTAAATGTGCCAGGATACACCCAAGTATCTGAAGCCTCATTTGGTACTGCCATGCCATGGCTCAAACTGCAGCCATTGTAAATTAATACCTGAGCTAGGTCAGTATAACCGTTGTTGTTGACCACTACAAGAcagtttgaaaaataaaattttaatgtaaaacattaatatttgttaaaccATACCATATTATATCCGCAATAATTAActagttgtattattttttgataaatataaaaatcataaacCTCCTCGGAAACCCCACCTAAGAGGTGTTTCGATTTCCTTTGATGAGAAGTGTATTTTGAGCCACCGTAGCGCCTATAATCCGTGTATTACGTGGCAACATGTTACGAGCACGACTCACCCCTGCGGCGCTCTTCGTCCTCCTTCTCCCGGCGCCGAGTGCCGTGCTTGCGCTGAGGGTCGATGTCTCTGTATCGCCGCTCGTAGCGGTCGCGGCGCTCCGACCGTCGGCCGCGGCCCTCTCCGTCTCTCTCGTCCTCGTACCTCCGCTCTCGTTCTAATGTACTGTGCCGTTTACTTCTCTCTCGCTCCTCGTATCGCCGCTCCTTGTCATCGGGCCGCGGCGGTTTTGATGCATATGAACCCTCGCGGTATCGTCTGATAAATGAAACACAATAACAAGAGCTTATATTGCAAATTTCAAACAAGAATTCAACAAGTGCTAGATGTCAGTGTGAACATGAAATTACATCAATTCTTATTacttattagaaattattaaagtaaaaaatgtgAACACTCTTACAGCATGAAAAGATTCACATTCTTTCTAGATTTTATTCAGGTGATATTAAAGTTTATGGTAGGTTAGGTGATCTTGAAAAAAACTCACCTGCGATCTTTTTCCCTGTCACTATAGCAGTCTGTGTCTTCAGTTTCATAACGGTGACTGCGGTTACTTCGTCGAGGTTTTCGTAAATCAGGGCTATTCTCTTTACGTTCACGATTCTTATCCTTTCTATCTTTATCTGGTCGCCTGTCATCCCTCTTCCGCTCCGATTCCCGTTCGTAATTTCGTTCATCATGATGGTATCTGCTGTCTTTATCCAAAACCCTCTCTCGATCTCTAATTGATTTATGTTTATCCCTATCGGTCCTGAGAGATGGCTTATACCCTCTGTCACCCTCAGAATCACCAGCAGAAGAACCATGGTTGAGTGATTGTCTACGAGATCCATTTGGTTGATATTCCTTGGAAATCAAATCATTTCTTTCAAGTCCATCATTTATGCTCTCATATGAATGTTCTCTTACTGACATTTCAACAGATGGAACAGTACTCAAGTCTTGTAAGTTTTCTCCTTCCATAATGATGTCTCTCTGTTGATCCTCAACAGGTGCACTATAATCAGGTGCCACAGTATTATTATCTTCTACAGCACCAATTACATTTCTGGATGTATTTCTCATGTTCTGATCCATATAATCAGAGCCATCAACATTTTGCTCACGCAGCTCTGACAAAGCTATGTCTGCCATGATAGGGAAAGTATTGTCCACACCTGTGACTACTCTAGGCTCATTTGCACTACTAAAGTTGGTATTTTGATACTGAGAATATTCATCATTGCTTGGCTCTCCTGGTACCATTCTGTCAAAACCAAGTGGTCTTCTTTCGGTAGATCTCATTGGAGGTGTTTGAGCATAATTATCTGGTAACTGCTGCCCATCTGCTCTTCTATAAGGCCTAGAAATATTTTCTGTAGGTTGACCATCAACATGGCGATCCATATACACTTCACCAGGTTGGTTGTAGCAACTGTCAGATTCATTTTGTTGCCCAGGGACCATTCTTGCTAGTCCTGGTGGTGGTTCTTCACCAGATACATTTAAGTTTTGATTATATTCCATATCTTGTTGACCTACACCCATTCTCCTAGAACTACTTGGTGGAGGACGACTAAAGTCAGTATTTTCTCCATAATCACTGCCAGAGAGATGTGCTGTTTGTAAATATTCATTTCTATCATTTTGTGGCGCAACTTCTAAATTATCTGGTACATGTTGTGTGACAGCAgatgatgttctatacatagATGAAGCCAACAGCTCGTCTGGCTGTTCAGAGTTGTCTGGTGTGGTTTCCAAATTAGCACCAAAACTTGATGGAACATTATCTTGAtgtgatattttattaactataagAGGAGATGTTAATCCTCCCCCAGAAGATATTGGTGGAGTCATGCTATGAGGCATCTTGGAAATGGGCTTATGGGTGAATGTACCTGCATGTTTGAAAGGATTCTGTGGCACTGATGATTGATAGTTTGATGGAGATTGTGACATGTTTGATTGTGAAATAGTATTACTCAAACTTAGAACTGGTGGTACTGCATTTGTTGCAGAAGCTTGAATAGaagacaagttttttggtggTAGTGGTGGAGATGATGTGGGCCTAGTGAGATATCCAGTTGCTACAGGGGGAGGGGGAGGCATAGGAGACTGTCTAGTCGTCACATTGGGACCAATATTAGATGTTGAAATATTGATTCCTTCACTGATTTGTATAGGACTTGTAGCTACAGTGCTATTAATGTGCATATCTCTGACAGACTGAGCTAATAAATCAGCCTGTTGCATGTTAGTATTGAATGGCATTTTGTCATGTGTAAGAGTATCCTCTCGAAAATTTAGTGTGTTTTCATTTGTAGAATTATCTGTGTTTTGATTGTAATTAAGGTTAGAGGAATCAGTATTTGGTCCAGGACTACTCTTATCAGAATTCCGTGACTGATTTTCACTTCTATATGTACTATGCGTCTCTTCTGAATGAGTGAGTGGGCCATCACTAGAGTCTTGGGACATTTGGGATTCTATTGACCACTGTGGagttaaattttctaaatgAAACCGCTTTCCTAGTGCCAAATTAGGCATTTGTTCCTTTACTACATCTCTGTCATTAAGAGATTTAACATGATCAGTGGGCAATGCCACATTGTCAGTTATTTCTGTACTAGGTGACACCTCTGGAAAATTATTagcattaatttgattttgagATACATTTGGAATAGGTCCTGAAAACTCTTGGACTTGAATGTTGGACGCAGACTCATGTTTGTTACTTTGTTTCTCTTCCAGTGACCAATTCCAATTATCTGTAGTTGCAAAACTTTCCTCAATTATATTTGCATTTGTATTACTGTAACTTTGAGCCTGACTATTTTGTTGCTGTAAATTTATTTGTCCCGATTTCACATTCTGTTTAGATAGGTCATCCCAGCCCCAACCCCAATTATCCTCCCATGCATCCTTATTGCCCTCAATTTTCTGGTGCACTTGTTGTTGAGGaacattttgataataatgttgttgttgttgtagtTGCTGCTGTTGTGTTGGAAATCTCTGTTGTGGAGGATCATAATTTTGACTGGCTGCATATGTTTGATTGTACACAGGTGATGATTGATACAACTGATTTGTATTTCCTACCCCTGCTTGTTGGGGGAAGGACTGTGTGTATTGCTGATTGTACTGCTGCTGTTGCTGTAGTTGCATTTGCCACATTTGTTGTTGCTGTTGCACTGTTTGGCCACCTTGCTGATTTGTGTACATACTTTGTTGACCTCCATATGGCTGAAAAGTAAGCagcaaatttaattataaaatgtatttatacgGAAAAAATTTGGCCACGTCATTGTTTATATGCTAATGTATTTGTTGAATATTGTTATCACTCACCTGACTCGACCCATAGGACGTCTGGTCTTGACCGGTCGGCGGTTCGCCAGCATTCGACCTCTTCATCCAAGACATCCTGTTCTATCTATTATTGCGTAACATTTGAATAGAAACCACTATTACATATGTTATACTAGCACGAAAAGCCTTGTCACtacaaagtaatatatatacaaaaacactTTCACTATGTGATAAACCTAAAATTATTGATAGAAAACATTGATTTATCTGGACTATGTACAACACTCGTGTTACGCTCCTTATGACGTtctcgtttataaaattttaattgaaaaatgtattTGGTATGTAGTTACATACACAAAATAGCAATTATTacctatttttttcaattaattcttGACAGGTAACCATCGATCGAAGGTGCCTTGTTGGCATCACAGAGTAGCAAATACTATAATTACCTATGTATTCGGTACCCATGAAGTGCAttacatatacatacacacatcaaaaaagtctaagcaacacgtactaatttaaattttaggatggtttttcacattataacgttgtattttatttttaaaataatatttttagggtcctatgatgttaaaataacagctgttgtccttataaattcttttattcacagaaattaacaatattagaatatactgcagaaactaaggtacataaggaactaaacatttttttaataaaatgaagtttctaaagaaaatgaatttattgtgaaagaataggatacttaattaaatacaaagtatggcctcctctgctatttagaacttgtcggcaacgattatttattgaattaataagactgtttatgtcatcttgcggtattcgctcctaatggaattgtagcaaatccttcagctgttgggttgttgtcactccgtccaagtcctttaagacacgtctctggagcatgtcccatgcgtgctcgatggggttgaggtctggcgattgtgcagacCACGGCAATACTCcattgccaagtattgactggtttgCCGAGCTGtgtgtgaacgcgcattgtcatgcattaacatTGTAAAATTGAGCCAAAGGTTtttgcaaatggatggacataaggtcagAGAATaacctcaacgtaattttcagcgttcatgttaccatttacaaaaacgagctcagttcgcatGTTCTTCATAACatccgcccataccataactgttgagccgctgtatggatgaatttccagaatgcacctgagcctttcagtatttccgggccgacggtacactcgcacccttcttgtatcagacTTAaacattgttcctgggtccatgttctgcgttctctaaaccattcatttcgacgagcgcgattcccgtgacgtatcggtgggcacctaattgggcgtcgagctcgtaggccgtactcatgcagtcgatttcacagtttggggacttattattattattacttcaacaccacttgaattttgtagcctcaaacttacgGCCTGAAttctgttcagcgggttcccttgtattattgtagcgctgccaatgacgacaaataacacttctatgagaGATACCTGaaattgattacttcccgcttgcaacatcccaacagctctttgcatttaatttgccgtcaaatgaaatatataattgccGTCAAttgaatatctaacaattcaattttgtcgctaactatatttaaatggttggtaaaattataaaatcaagactaaacgtagtaataaaaacgcacttaaattcaaacaaattcccttttatttaattgaaaaaaacaaaacaattttttttttacaaccagccagtatgtaaTCAATAACAAAAACGTTTACATattatgcactttgagtgaataaagacttggaaattaattaataaaaatggtaaatttataatatcatgcatgttgcttagacttttttgatgtgtgtattttatagaaattttaacCTATACAATAACGAAAGTTGCATGGCATGAGCTGTTAAAAAACTATTAACTAAATGGTTATTACTTGTTACAATACTATTACATAACTTTGGAGACTgaacttaaaactagttaacgaattacaattgttacttaaaaatctttacaagtttagaaattacacactaaagcttacattttgaccaatagttaaacatttaaatcaataagaattgagaataatataatgtgttctatctcgctctaaaactaatgctatcgcagtaagccggccagcgAGCGCTTGTGTAAGCTCGCGTCGATGCTCGATCGGCGGATGTCAATGAGCACCCACTCCTGTTGcttattgattaaaattgaatgaatagtgatcgacgcGCTTTAGTAGAGTACGCTCGGCTTTGCTgtgaggttgtgtaacgcggagcatatgactggtcACGTGAGTGtatctgcggtcttcgagataacgtgacgatgcttgttCTTCGATCAGCTGACTACAGGATTCTGGTTCAGGTGATCTGCAAcattctatgacttgatgtacagcattatgttGAAAGAAAATGTCGAAGaatgttctaaatattttaaatttcatttgcaAATTTCATTTCATGTGCACTATACTGAGGTCGTTAAAGTATTTAactctttaaattaaaaaacacaattGACCTATGGGGTCATTCTgtcagtttaattttatttattaaaactataatctcTGTGATTGTGTGATTGAGTGTTGtcttacggtatattactatggggacacgttagtgatattcaaacgatttttgtgctgcagaaaagagctgttcgagcaATCTACAATCTGTCCAGTATAAGAATAaggagatcaacatattaacagtaccatgtcaatacatatttgaaaaactaatatttgtgcataaaaatatagatagtttaaaaaaaaatcagtgacattcataactgcaacactagaaataaacataatcttgctctgattTACACAAGGCTtacgaaaatagacaaatcagTCAGGggacaatgtgtccgtttttataataaaatctctgaagaaatttgcaaactacaattaaaaaagtttgaagtatttgttaaacagaaacttttacaaaaagcttattatacaattaaagattatgtaacagataaaagtgcatgggatttGAATTTATGAGCAGAAGGATTGTATTATTCTATTACTTGTAAATTTTCTTGccttcaaaaagtgatgcagttatcctattttgagaaataaactatttgaattaatgaaatggttcttataagaTCTAATATtatggtatataaaataatatgttcttttaagaacgaatctttcggcatacgcttattacataTACAGTGAAACCTGGTTAAGTGAGACATCAAGGGACCTGCAATGTCGTTTCACTTATAGAGGTATTCCACTTACCCAGTGTCTCAGATATacaggtataaataaatatctgtctCATTTACAGAGGGTTCCATTAATAGAGGTGAGAATACAGGTTGGCACATTAAATTCGGCAGAAACTTCTTCGCGTGTCTTCCCACTTTCATAAACGGATATTAACTTCAGTTTTTCACGTAATGATAACGATTGTAGCTTTCGTTTtgacatttttcaaataaacatctGTATGATAGTAAAGCGAAACTAAAACTGAAGGTAATTGAAGCTCAAAATTTGTACTTACGTACTTGGAATTACATGTGGAATTTGTGGGTAGAATAAGAATGAGTAAACAAACAATGTTATCTATGATGATAAATCGAAAGAACAAATCCCAGATATAGAGGTTTACCTCGTCC contains:
- the LOC126964482 gene encoding uncharacterized protein LOC126964482 isoform X3, translating into MSWMKRSNAGEPPTGQDQTSYGSSQPYGGQQSMYTNQQGGQTVQQQQQMWQMQLQQQQQYNQQYTQSFPQQAGVGNTNQLYQSSPVYNQTYAASQNYDPPQQRFPTQQQQLQQQQHYYQNVPQQQVHQKIEGNKDAWEDNWGWGWDDLSKQNVKSGQINLQQQNSQAQSYSNTNANIIEESFATTDNWNWSLEEKQSNKHESASNIQVQEFSGPIPNVSQNQINANNFPEVSPSTEITDNVALPTDHVKSLNDRDVVKEQMPNLALGKRFHLENLTPQWSIESQMSQDSSDGPLTHSEETHSTYRSENQSRNSDKSSPGPNTDSSNLNYNQNTDNSTNENTLNFREDTLTHDKMPFNTNMQQADLLAQSVRDMHINSTVATSPIQISEGINISTSNIGPNVTTRQSPMPPPPPVATGYLTRPTSSPPLPPKNLSSIQASATNAVPPVLSLSNTISQSNMSQSPSNYQSSVPQNPFKHAGTFTHKPISKMPHSMTPPISSGGGLTSPLIVNKISHQDNVPSSFGANLETTPDNSEQPDELLASSMYRTSSAVTQHVPDNLEVAPQNDRNEYLQTAHLSGSDYGENTDFSRPPPSSSRRMGVGQQDMEYNQNLNVSGEEPPPGLARMVPGQQNESDSCYNQPGEVYMDRHVDGQPTENISRPYRRADGQQLPDNYAQTPPMRSTERRPLGFDRMVPGEPSNDEYSQYQNTNFSSANEPRVVTGVDNTFPIMADIALSELREQNVDGSDYMDQNMRNTSRNVIGAVEDNNTVAPDYSAPVEDQQRDIIMEGENLQDLSTVPSVEMSVREHSYESINDGLERNDLISKEYQPNGSRRQSLNHGSSAGDSEGDRGYKPSLRTDRDKHKSIRDRERVLDKDSRYHHDERNYERESERKRDDRRPDKDRKDKNRERKENSPDLRKPRRSNRSHRYETEDTDCYSDREKDRRRYREGSYASKPPRPDDKERRYEERERSKRHSTLERERRYEDERDGEGRGRRSERRDRYERRYRDIDPQRKHGTRRREKEDEERRRGDTYSSGSRAGSREATATDEDPDEPRRRPPRDDRRRRRPRPTEPYYDGYGAADPYLAQRQQYEYYERLRRTDPAAYMRLYNQLMAGHAPHYAYPGGWPGAGHEERSSVHSGRSSANGLKGNDTELTTDASLNLHLEESTVRSERMTPFKYSTAHIKGSLGGAALVLVRAAYPADGRPAPVSLLPLSALLARHLPADRMRCNAPLIKGVTHKKSVLEYCRERARGAGAAPDRIGCVLLWELLALLLTQNGVIMGTDIAELLMKNSKEYQHTESPASDSGSRGATAVVSDPRDPPSSAPAETLPHSEASRTGVENERHAVDRFREYLIYGNRQEALEWAMQSGLWGHALQLASFCERRVRASVTARFLAALPPADPLHTLYSALAARAPPAATCVSDERWGDWRVHAAMILANPSNKPDQDRRTLTQIGDSLASRGLIYSSQFCYLTAGVPFTPHPLAPFTPRDSAPSAPPRLSLLLADPRATTLASFASDEAIFATEIYEYAISLSQDYVINELQVYKLVAALRLADVGECERALRYAEAASRAVLLAPHAYPPALCAALARLADRLKYFDPALAEGAAEEAGACAIEGGEEGAGSGEPSPRHQQWVTDIQHVVDTQAAAISQQSTPQHQLYEQQLQQQYQQQYQQQQMSESYSEQRDENTWHDQSVPPPPVPTYEPYELREEAPYPAQYGQTVDAAPDPAQTYPEPYAWPQDTHYGYQDGYGDNGPAEEPPRAIRLPGAAPSRPHLYDDDVRPPSADQTDRESETPKPSSKGTEGGKAEDGGKKGGGWFGGILNKLSLRPPNQMILPDDKNPTIVWDENTKRWVNRDGGSDDVTQPLPPPPAAPPALLATSTPLQSPGALVAGGANLYKMQRGRNIKKSYVDVFNPGGAAAQAPPTALAPPTALAPPSAPGPPPAYFVPAPAPLQHESDPLDDTLRSGI
- the LOC126964482 gene encoding uncharacterized protein LOC126964482 isoform X2: MSWMKRSNAGEPPTGQDQTSYGSSQPYGGQQSMYTNQQGGQTVQQQQQMWQMQLQQQQQYNQQYTQSFPQQAGVGNTNQLYQSSPVYNQTYAASQNYDPPQQRFPTQQQQLQQQQHYYQNVPQQQVHQKIEGNKDAWEDNWGWGWDDLSKQNVKSGQINLQQQNSQAQSYSNTNANIIEESFATTDNWNWSLEEKQSNKHESASNIQVQEFSGPIPNVSQNQINANNFPEVSPSTEITDNVALPTDHVKSLNDRDVVKEQMPNLALGKRFHLENLTPQWSIESQMSQDSSDGPLTHSEETHSTYRSENQSRNSDKSSPGPNTDSSNLNYNQNTDNSTNENTLNFREDTLTHDKMPFNTNMQQADLLAQSVRDMHINSTVATSPIQISEGINISTSNIGPNVTTRQSPMPPPPPVATGYLTRPTSSPPLPPKNLSSIQASATNAVPPVLSLSNTISQSNMSQSPSNYQSSVPQNPFKHAGTFTHKPISKMPHSMTPPISSGGGLTSPLIVNKISHQDNVPSSFGANLETTPDNSEQPDELLASSMYRTSSAVTQHVPDNLEVAPQNDRNEYLQTAHLSGSDYGENTDFSRPPPSSSRRMGVGQQDMEYNQNLNVSGEEPPPGLARMVPGQQNESDSCYNQPGEVYMDRHVDGQPTENISRPYRRADGQQLPDNYAQTPPMRSTERRPLGFDRMVPGEPSNDEYSQYQNTNFSSANEPRVVTGVDNTFPIMADIALSELREQNVDGSDYMDQNMRNTSRNVIGAVEDNNTVAPDYSAPVEDQQRDIIMEGENLQDLSTVPSVEMSVREHSYESINDGLERNDLISKEYQPNGSRRQSLNHGSSAGDSEGDRGYKPSLRTDRDKHKSIRDRERVLDKDSRYHHDERNYERESERKRDDRRPDKDRKDKNRERKENSPDLRKPRRSNRSHRYETEDTDCYSDREKDRRRYREGSYASKPPRPDDKERRYEERERSKRHSTLERERRYEDERDGEGRGRRSERRDRYERRYRDIDPQRKHGTRRREKEDEERRRVVKFSSDTKSDSSKGDTYSSGSRAGSREATATDEDPDEPRRRPPRDDRRRRRPRPTEPYYDGYGAADPYLAQRQQYEYYERLRRTDPAAYMRLYNQLMAGHAPHYAYPGGWPGAGHEERSSVHSGRSSANGLKGNDTELTTDASLNLHLEESTVRSERMTPFKYSTAHIKGSLGGAALVLVRAAYPADGRPAPVSLLPLSALLARHLPADRMRCNAPLIKGVTHKKSVLEYCRERARGAGAAPDRIGCVLLWELLALLLTQNGVIMGTDIAELLMKNSKEYQHTESPASDSGSRGATAVVSDPRDPPSSAPAETLPHSEASRTGVENERHAVDRFREYLIYGNRQEALEWAMQSGLWGHALQLASFCERRVRASVTARFLAALPPADPLHTLYSALAARAPPAATCVSDERWGDWRVHAAMILANPSNKPDQDRRTLTQIGDSLASRGLIYSSQFCYLTAGVPFTPHPLAPFTPRDSAPSAPPRLSLLLADPRATTLASFASDEAIFATEIYEYAISLSQDYVINELQVYKLVAALRLADVGECERALRYAEAASRAVLLAPHAYPPALCAALARLADRLKYFDPALAEGAAEEAGACAIEGGEEGAGSGEPSPRHQQWVTDIQHVVDTQAAAISQQSTPQHQLYEQQLQQQYQQQYQQQQMSESYSEQRDENTWHDQSVPPPPVPTYEPYELREEAPYPAQYGQTVDAAPDPAQTYPEPYAWPQDTHYGYQDGYGDNGPAEEPPRAIRLPGAAPSRPHLYDDDVRPPSADTDRESETPKPSSKGTEGGKAEDGGKKGGGWFGGILNKLSLRPPNQMILPDDKNPTIVWDENTKRWVNRDGGSDDVTQPLPPPPAAPPALLATSTPLQSPGALVAGGANLYKMQRGRNIKKSYVDVFNPGGAAAQAPPTALAPPTALAPPSAPGPPPAYFVPAPAPLQHESDPLDDTLRSGI
- the LOC126964482 gene encoding uncharacterized protein LOC126964482 isoform X1; protein product: MSWMKRSNAGEPPTGQDQTSYGSSQPYGGQQSMYTNQQGGQTVQQQQQMWQMQLQQQQQYNQQYTQSFPQQAGVGNTNQLYQSSPVYNQTYAASQNYDPPQQRFPTQQQQLQQQQHYYQNVPQQQVHQKIEGNKDAWEDNWGWGWDDLSKQNVKSGQINLQQQNSQAQSYSNTNANIIEESFATTDNWNWSLEEKQSNKHESASNIQVQEFSGPIPNVSQNQINANNFPEVSPSTEITDNVALPTDHVKSLNDRDVVKEQMPNLALGKRFHLENLTPQWSIESQMSQDSSDGPLTHSEETHSTYRSENQSRNSDKSSPGPNTDSSNLNYNQNTDNSTNENTLNFREDTLTHDKMPFNTNMQQADLLAQSVRDMHINSTVATSPIQISEGINISTSNIGPNVTTRQSPMPPPPPVATGYLTRPTSSPPLPPKNLSSIQASATNAVPPVLSLSNTISQSNMSQSPSNYQSSVPQNPFKHAGTFTHKPISKMPHSMTPPISSGGGLTSPLIVNKISHQDNVPSSFGANLETTPDNSEQPDELLASSMYRTSSAVTQHVPDNLEVAPQNDRNEYLQTAHLSGSDYGENTDFSRPPPSSSRRMGVGQQDMEYNQNLNVSGEEPPPGLARMVPGQQNESDSCYNQPGEVYMDRHVDGQPTENISRPYRRADGQQLPDNYAQTPPMRSTERRPLGFDRMVPGEPSNDEYSQYQNTNFSSANEPRVVTGVDNTFPIMADIALSELREQNVDGSDYMDQNMRNTSRNVIGAVEDNNTVAPDYSAPVEDQQRDIIMEGENLQDLSTVPSVEMSVREHSYESINDGLERNDLISKEYQPNGSRRQSLNHGSSAGDSEGDRGYKPSLRTDRDKHKSIRDRERVLDKDSRYHHDERNYERESERKRDDRRPDKDRKDKNRERKENSPDLRKPRRSNRSHRYETEDTDCYSDREKDRRRYREGSYASKPPRPDDKERRYEERERSKRHSTLERERRYEDERDGEGRGRRSERRDRYERRYRDIDPQRKHGTRRREKEDEERRRVVKFSSDTKSDSSKGDTYSSGSRAGSREATATDEDPDEPRRRPPRDDRRRRRPRPTEPYYDGYGAADPYLAQRQQYEYYERLRRTDPAAYMRLYNQLMAGHAPHYAYPGGWPGAGHEERSSVHSGRSSANGLKGNDTELTTDASLNLHLEESTVRSERMTPFKYSTAHIKGSLGGAALVLVRAAYPADGRPAPVSLLPLSALLARHLPADRMRCNAPLIKGVTHKKSVLEYCRERARGAGAAPDRIGCVLLWELLALLLTQNGVIMGTDIAELLMKNSKEYQHTESPASDSGSRGATAVVSDPRDPPSSAPAETLPHSEASRTGVENERHAVDRFREYLIYGNRQEALEWAMQSGLWGHALQLASFCERRVRASVTARFLAALPPADPLHTLYSALAARAPPAATCVSDERWGDWRVHAAMILANPSNKPDQDRRTLTQIGDSLASRGLIYSSQFCYLTAGVPFTPHPLAPFTPRDSAPSAPPRLSLLLADPRATTLASFASDEAIFATEIYEYAISLSQDYVINELQVYKLVAALRLADVGECERALRYAEAASRAVLLAPHAYPPALCAALARLADRLKYFDPALAEGAAEEAGACAIEGGEEGAGSGEPSPRHQQWVTDIQHVVDTQAAAISQQSTPQHQLYEQQLQQQYQQQYQQQQMSESYSEQRDENTWHDQSVPPPPVPTYEPYELREEAPYPAQYGQTVDAAPDPAQTYPEPYAWPQDTHYGYQDGYGDNGPAEEPPRAIRLPGAAPSRPHLYDDDVRPPSADQTDRESETPKPSSKGTEGGKAEDGGKKGGGWFGGILNKLSLRPPNQMILPDDKNPTIVWDENTKRWVNRDGGSDDVTQPLPPPPAAPPALLATSTPLQSPGALVAGGANLYKMQRGRNIKKSYVDVFNPGGAAAQAPPTALAPPTALAPPSAPGPPPAYFVPAPAPLQHESDPLDDTLRSGI